One window of Leguminivora glycinivorella isolate SPB_JAAS2020 chromosome 9, LegGlyc_1.1, whole genome shotgun sequence genomic DNA carries:
- the LOC125229518 gene encoding protein PBDC1-like, whose amino-acid sequence MDVLTRPAEEFGNDETLEHLWAAKAMEHSDIYFNVLCSVDTRLLRLTPHDDLIYTHFRQDFPDLNVAYIKENEIKNNHNKAKWRAYCEKFKNIIEDYSFGTLMRADTKGDYSEQNTILVPRVQFYAIEIARNREGLNNDVKKRFKCQSKANLEAQEHKTAVAV is encoded by the exons ATG GATGTTCTAACTAGACCTGCGGAGGAGTTTGGCAATGACGAAACATTGGAGCACCTATGGGCTGCAAAGGCTATGGAACACAGTGACATTTACTTCAAT GTCCTATGTTCAGTAGACACACGGTTGCTACGCCTCACGCCACACGATGACCTAATATACACACACTTCAGGCAAGACTTCCCCGACCTCAACGTAGCCTACatcaaagaaaacgaaattaaaaACAACCACAACAAAGCCAAATGGCGAGCTTATtgcgaaaaatttaaaaatatcattGAAGATTACAGTTTTGGGACTTTGATGAGGGCGGACACAAAAGGGGACTACTCCGAACAGAACACCATACTAGTGCCAAGAGTGCAGTTTTACGCTATTGAAATTGCTAGGAACCGCGAAGGATTGAACAATGACGTGAAGAAACGGTTCAAATGCCAGTCTAAAGCTAATTTAGAGGCCCAGGAACACAAAACGGCTGTTGCTGTGTAG